In Sphingobacteriaceae bacterium, the following proteins share a genomic window:
- a CDS encoding alpha/beta hydrolase: MICKTADNLNLYYKITGNENASQTLVFLNGLTQSTDSWILMLPHFKDKYKILLMDFIFQGQSDKLGEWRDFDTHAKDLKAILDQENMQEISIVGISYGSMVAQHFAVNYPSYLKKLVLVSTFAHKTPYYEAIELSWWRALEMGGYSLMLDIMLPSILSENYFSNPMVSIANLKKGRKDLQLSSEAIFNLMRATKERKDFRKNLQKITAPTLIIQGEKDMLVPVHLAEEVNKSIQGSKLIVVANAGHTLNLEHVEEVCRDITDFLD; encoded by the coding sequence ATGATTTGCAAAACAGCTGACAATCTAAATCTCTATTATAAAATTACCGGTAACGAGAACGCCTCTCAAACACTTGTTTTTTTAAATGGGTTAACACAATCTACCGACTCGTGGATATTGATGCTTCCACACTTTAAAGACAAGTATAAAATTTTATTAATGGATTTTATTTTTCAGGGACAAAGTGATAAGTTGGGTGAGTGGCGTGATTTTGATACACATGCGAAAGATCTTAAGGCGATTCTTGACCAGGAAAATATGCAAGAAATAAGCATTGTTGGAATTTCATACGGCAGTATGGTAGCTCAGCATTTTGCAGTTAACTATCCATCTTATCTGAAAAAATTAGTACTGGTTTCCACTTTCGCCCATAAAACGCCTTATTATGAGGCAATAGAATTGAGTTGGTGGCGGGCTTTGGAAATGGGAGGTTATAGCTTAATGCTGGATATTATGTTGCCAAGTATTTTAAGCGAAAATTACTTTTCTAATCCCATGGTTTCTATTGCTAATTTAAAAAAGGGGCGTAAAGATCTTCAATTAAGTTCGGAGGCGATTTTTAACTTAATGAGGGCCACAAAAGAAAGAAAAGACTTTAGAAAAAATCTTCAAAAAATAACAGCTCCAACGTTAATTATTCAAGGAGAGAAAGACATGTTAGTTCCCGTGCATTTAGCAGAAGAGGTGAATAAGAGTATTCAAGGCTCAAAACTTATAGTGGTAGCAAACGCTGGCCATACACTTAATTTGGAGCACGTGGAGGAGGTTTGCAGAGATATAACTGATTTCTTAGATTAA
- a CDS encoding glycosyl transferase family 1, which produces MKVLFLYTELADYFLKCCEELAKSAEVHIVRWPVNKEAPFQFDYSEKIRVYDKDKYSFQQLQELVTDINPSLIICSGWIDKDYLKITKPYFKKIPTILTCDTHWRGDLKQYVAIILSRFFLLNTFSQAWVPGQPQSTYVKKLGFKPSKIATGFYCCDLLKFNRIYSAQKKTKQEDFPKRFLYVGRYYDFKGVHDLWQAFIELQKENASEWELWCLGTGNLKPLEHPKIKHFGFVQPKDLEPILEKTGVFVLPSRFEPWGVVAHEYAASGFPLLLSKAVGAGEAFLEEGKNGFSFNPQNVPNLKKDLKKIMDLNHKELILMSEHSHLLAQKLNPEKWANTVLSFYESSKK; this is translated from the coding sequence ATGAAAGTCCTTTTTCTATATACTGAGCTTGCAGATTATTTTTTAAAATGTTGTGAAGAACTTGCTAAATCAGCTGAGGTACACATTGTTCGATGGCCGGTGAATAAAGAAGCTCCTTTTCAGTTTGACTATTCTGAGAAAATAAGAGTTTACGATAAAGACAAGTACAGCTTCCAACAATTGCAGGAACTGGTAACAGATATTAATCCTTCGCTGATTATTTGCAGCGGTTGGATCGATAAAGACTATTTAAAAATTACAAAACCCTACTTTAAAAAGATTCCAACTATTTTAACCTGCGACACTCATTGGAGAGGTGATTTAAAGCAATACGTGGCTATAATATTAAGTCGTTTCTTTTTATTAAATACCTTTTCACAGGCTTGGGTGCCGGGGCAGCCTCAAAGTACTTATGTAAAAAAGCTGGGGTTTAAACCATCAAAAATCGCAACGGGATTTTATTGCTGCGATCTTCTAAAGTTTAACCGCATTTATTCAGCTCAGAAGAAAACAAAACAAGAAGATTTTCCTAAGCGGTTTTTATACGTGGGCAGGTACTACGATTTTAAAGGCGTTCACGATTTATGGCAGGCTTTTATCGAATTGCAGAAAGAGAATGCCAGTGAATGGGAGCTTTGGTGTTTGGGCACCGGAAATTTAAAACCCCTGGAGCACCCAAAAATAAAACATTTTGGATTTGTTCAACCTAAAGATTTGGAACCTATCCTCGAAAAAACGGGTGTGTTTGTATTACCAAGTCGGTTCGAGCCGTGGGGTGTTGTAGCTCATGAGTACGCAGCATCGGGTTTTCCTCTGCTTTTAAGCAAAGCGGTGGGAGCCGGAGAGGCATTTCTTGAAGAAGGAAAAAATGGTTTTTCTTTCAACCCTCAGAATGTACCAAATCTGAAAAAAGACCTAAAAAAAATAATGGATTTAAACCATAAAGAGTTAATTTTAATGTCAGAACACAGTCATTTATTGGCTCAAAAACTGAATCCTGAAAAGTGGGCAAATACTGTGTTATCCTTCTATGAAAGCAGCAAAAAATAA
- a CDS encoding epimerase produces MKAAKNKILVTGGAGNIGSALVERLIKDPSNFVVIVDNLSTGFLSKLPSKEIANWKLIKADVNNFNDISAVMLSYNFDYVFHFAAVVGVIRTQENPIDVLNDIEGIKNILNLSKNSSVKHVYFSSSSEVYGEPVELPQNEHRTPLNSRVPYAVVKNVGESFFRSYWQAYGLPYTIFRFFNTYGPNQSTDFVVAKFLAAALKNKDISIYGDGSQTRTFTYVEDTVEVCNKIFENQLLSNDVINIGNDELMTVKELAELTIKVTGSTSKIVYQAPLKEGDMTRRQPDNTKMRQILNKGLIGIEEGLKKMIKNERFLKSIE; encoded by the coding sequence ATGAAAGCAGCAAAAAATAAAATTTTAGTAACCGGGGGTGCAGGCAATATTGGCAGTGCTTTAGTAGAAAGACTTATCAAAGACCCTTCGAACTTCGTTGTTATAGTAGATAACCTATCTACCGGTTTTTTATCTAAACTTCCTTCGAAGGAAATTGCGAATTGGAAATTAATTAAAGCCGACGTAAATAACTTTAATGATATTTCAGCGGTGATGCTCTCCTATAATTTTGATTACGTGTTCCATTTTGCTGCAGTAGTGGGAGTTATCAGAACACAGGAAAATCCAATTGATGTTTTAAATGATATAGAGGGTATAAAAAACATCCTGAATTTATCCAAGAACTCTTCGGTAAAGCATGTTTATTTTTCTTCAAGTTCTGAAGTATATGGCGAACCTGTTGAGCTTCCTCAGAATGAACATCGTACACCTCTTAATTCGCGCGTTCCCTACGCTGTTGTAAAAAATGTAGGAGAATCTTTCTTTAGAAGCTACTGGCAAGCCTATGGTTTACCCTATACAATTTTTAGATTCTTCAATACATACGGGCCAAATCAAAGTACCGATTTTGTAGTAGCTAAATTTTTGGCAGCGGCATTAAAGAATAAGGACATTTCTATTTATGGTGATGGCTCTCAAACCCGCACTTTTACTTATGTTGAAGATACCGTTGAAGTTTGCAATAAGATTTTTGAAAATCAGCTCTTATCTAATGATGTAATCAACATTGGTAATGATGAACTTATGACGGTTAAAGAACTTGCGGAACTTACTATTAAAGTTACGGGCTCTACTTCCAAGATTGTTTATCAGGCACCTTTGAAAGAAGGCGATATGACACGTCGCCAGCCCGATAACACCAAGATGCGCCAGATACTCAACAAGGGCTTAATTGGGATTGAAGAAGGTTTAAAAAAAATGATTAAAAATGAACGCTTCCTAAAATCTATAGAGTAG
- a CDS encoding glycosyltransferase: MFTTKKIAIVSVINDLVTDNRVNKTCFALKESGYDVVLIGRKLPSSLELPSWPFRAIRMNLLFKTGPLFYLFFNLRLFLKLLFKRADLLYSNDLDTLLPNYLISQLKKIPLIYDSHELFCEVPELQDAPFKRTIWLKIEGSIVPKLKTCITVNDSIAKVFSQKYGVPFHSIRNISEYQSSFIPKSRQDLNLPIDKKILLLQGAGINVDRGAEELIDAMALVENALLLIIGSGDVWKLLEEKIKTKSLSGKVRLISKIPKTELMHYTYNSDLGLSIDKNTNLNYHYSLPNKIFDYINAGVPILASHLPEIENIVAFYGVGEFITDHQPKTIASAITNLIASSRLTDYKNNTQKAKIELNWSTEKIKLLDLINQAR; the protein is encoded by the coding sequence TTGTTTACAACAAAAAAAATAGCAATTGTTAGCGTTATAAATGATCTTGTAACCGACAACCGTGTAAATAAAACTTGTTTTGCTCTCAAAGAATCGGGTTATGATGTCGTCTTAATTGGGCGAAAATTACCCTCTTCTTTAGAACTTCCAAGCTGGCCTTTTAGAGCAATCCGAATGAACTTGCTCTTTAAAACAGGCCCTTTATTTTACCTCTTTTTCAACCTGAGACTTTTTTTAAAGTTGCTTTTTAAAAGGGCTGACCTGCTCTATTCAAACGATCTCGATACTTTACTTCCTAACTATCTTATTTCTCAACTTAAAAAAATTCCACTTATTTACGATAGTCATGAATTGTTTTGTGAAGTGCCTGAATTACAAGATGCACCTTTTAAAAGAACTATCTGGCTGAAAATAGAAGGATCAATTGTGCCTAAATTAAAAACCTGCATTACCGTTAACGACAGTATAGCGAAAGTGTTCAGCCAAAAATACGGGGTACCGTTTCACAGCATCAGGAACATTTCAGAATACCAATCATCATTTATTCCAAAATCACGACAAGACCTTAATCTTCCTATTGATAAAAAAATTCTGCTTTTACAAGGTGCGGGTATTAACGTTGACCGGGGTGCTGAAGAGTTAATTGATGCAATGGCATTGGTAGAAAACGCCCTTCTTTTAATTATTGGCAGTGGTGATGTGTGGAAACTACTTGAAGAAAAAATAAAAACTAAATCCTTATCCGGTAAAGTAAGATTGATCTCGAAAATTCCCAAAACTGAACTGATGCATTATACCTATAATTCTGATCTTGGGCTGAGTATCGATAAAAACACAAATCTCAATTATCACTACAGCCTTCCAAATAAAATTTTTGATTACATAAATGCCGGAGTTCCCATATTAGCAAGCCATTTACCGGAAATAGAAAATATCGTTGCCTTTTATGGTGTGGGAGAATTTATAACAGATCATCAACCTAAAACAATTGCCTCAGCAATAACCAACCTTATTGCATCTTCGCGACTTACAGACTATAAAAACAATACACAAAAGGCAAAAATCGAACTTAACTGGTCGACGGAAAAAATAAAGCTTCTTGACCTTATTAACCAGGCCCGGTGA
- a CDS encoding LD-carboxypeptidase yields MLLAPSYLKKGDTVLIIGTARARSKDQVEPAIEILKSWGLKVEAGKHLYKKHNQFAGTDKERAHDLQWALDHISAKAILIAGGGYGTLRIIDLINFEKFKKNPKWIIGYSDTTVIQSRLTKLKVASIHGTMAFQFTKNAEATESLKKALFGEKLEYEIQKNKLNRSGSADAEVVGGNLSLLYALSGSVDDISTKNKILFIEDLDEQLYHIDRMILQLKRSGKLKDLKGLIVGGMSEMKDNAVPFGKTAEEIIKDAVKEYKYPVCFSFPAGHIENNMALYFGKKARLSITKSRIKFEYL; encoded by the coding sequence ATGTTACTTGCACCATCGTATTTAAAGAAAGGCGATACCGTTTTAATTATAGGAACTGCCCGCGCCAGGAGTAAAGATCAAGTTGAACCCGCCATAGAAATTCTTAAAAGTTGGGGACTTAAAGTTGAAGCTGGAAAGCATCTTTACAAAAAGCACAATCAATTTGCGGGAACCGATAAGGAGCGGGCGCATGATTTACAATGGGCGCTCGATCACATAAGCGCAAAGGCTATTCTAATTGCAGGGGGAGGTTACGGCACTTTGCGAATTATCGATCTTATTAACTTCGAAAAATTTAAAAAAAATCCGAAATGGATCATTGGTTATAGTGATACCACTGTGATTCAGAGCCGCCTTACAAAATTAAAGGTAGCCAGTATTCACGGAACAATGGCTTTTCAGTTTACCAAAAACGCAGAGGCAACAGAGTCTCTAAAAAAGGCTTTATTCGGAGAGAAGTTAGAATACGAAATTCAAAAAAATAAATTGAACAGAAGTGGCAGCGCAGACGCAGAAGTCGTTGGCGGAAATCTTTCGTTGCTGTATGCTTTGAGTGGTAGCGTGGATGACATTTCCACAAAAAATAAAATCCTTTTCATTGAAGATCTCGACGAGCAACTTTATCATATTGACAGAATGATTCTTCAATTAAAACGCAGCGGCAAACTAAAAGATCTGAAGGGCCTTATAGTCGGTGGAATGAGCGAGATGAAAGACAACGCAGTTCCTTTCGGCAAAACAGCCGAAGAAATTATTAAAGATGCTGTGAAGGAATATAAGTATCCTGTTTGCTTTAGTTTTCCTGCAGGACATATTGAAAACAACATGGCCCTTTACTTTGGAAAGAAGGCACGCCTTTCAATTACAAAATCAAGAATTAAATTTGAGTACCTATAG
- a CDS encoding UDP-N-acetylenolpyruvoylglucosamine reductase, with translation MLQIKEKVNLKSYNTFGIEVYCDYFAEINSVEDFQELVSNPLYKSNQKLIIGGGSNLLFTKDFKGIVLKNNLKGISLVSENEDEVIVKVAAGEVWHEFVLYCILNNYSGLENLSLIPGCVGASPMQNIGAYGVEIKEVFDSLEAHAMLDGTRRVFSKAECEFGYRESVFKHKYKSEFFISSVSFKLKKHAKINTSYGAINTELHAMNISEPTIKDVSNAVIHIRQSKLPDPKITGNAGSFFKNPEVPAAKFQSLKNTFEGLVAYPLDNGNYKLAAGWMIEQSGLKGYERKGAAVHDKQALVLVNKNNAKGEDVLELSAYVIKAVQDKFGVTLEREVNII, from the coding sequence ATGCTGCAGATTAAAGAAAAGGTTAACCTGAAATCCTACAATACGTTTGGTATTGAAGTTTATTGCGATTACTTCGCGGAAATAAATTCGGTAGAGGATTTTCAGGAATTAGTTTCTAACCCGCTTTATAAATCGAACCAAAAATTAATTATAGGGGGCGGTAGTAATCTGTTATTTACAAAAGATTTTAAGGGGATTGTTCTTAAAAACAATTTGAAAGGGATAAGCCTTGTTTCTGAAAATGAAGATGAGGTGATTGTAAAAGTAGCGGCAGGTGAAGTGTGGCACGAGTTTGTACTTTACTGTATTTTAAATAACTATTCAGGACTCGAAAATTTGTCTTTAATTCCTGGATGCGTGGGTGCCAGTCCTATGCAAAATATAGGGGCCTATGGAGTTGAAATTAAAGAGGTTTTTGATTCTCTGGAAGCTCATGCTATGCTGGATGGAACGCGAAGGGTTTTTAGCAAAGCAGAATGCGAATTCGGATATCGGGAAAGTGTTTTCAAACACAAATACAAAAGCGAGTTTTTTATAAGTTCGGTGAGCTTTAAGTTAAAAAAGCATGCTAAAATCAATACTAGTTACGGTGCTATTAACACGGAATTACACGCAATGAATATTTCGGAGCCCACTATTAAAGATGTTTCTAATGCTGTTATTCATATCCGTCAAAGTAAATTACCTGATCCAAAAATAACAGGCAATGCCGGTAGTTTTTTTAAGAATCCCGAAGTTCCAGCGGCAAAATTTCAAAGCCTTAAAAATACGTTTGAAGGATTAGTTGCCTACCCTTTGGATAATGGAAATTATAAATTGGCTGCCGGCTGGATGATCGAACAAAGCGGCCTAAAGGGATATGAGCGTAAAGGGGCGGCAGTTCACGACAAACAGGCACTTGTTTTAGTGAATAAAAACAACGCAAAAGGCGAGGATGTTTTAGAACTCTCGGCCTATGTTATTAAAGCTGTTCAGGATAAATTCGGAGTTACCCTTGAGCGAGAAGTAAATATTATTTAA
- the lpxD gene encoding UDP-3-O-(3-hydroxymyristoyl)glucosamine N-acyltransferase has translation MEFSAQQIAGLLHGVVEGDENSVVTNLSKIEEGKSGTLSFLANPAYTNYIYTTDASIVIVNTTLVLDKPVKSTCTLIRVENAYESFAKLLELYTQIKGNKTGIEQPSFISGNAVLGTDCYVGAFAYIGQNVKIGNNVKIYPHVYLGDDVTIGDNTTLFSGVKIYHECVVGSNCTVHASTVIGSDGFGFAPNSEGQTFAKVPQIGNVVIEDNVEIGSNASIDRATMGSTILRKGVKLDNLVQIAHNAEVGENTVIAGLSGVAGSSKVGKNCMIGAQVGIAGHLRIADGVKIAGQSGIGSNIDKEGEIVQGSPAFSIGDYKRSYVLFRSLPKLNDKISDLTKKLNSK, from the coding sequence ATGGAATTTTCAGCACAGCAAATAGCAGGTTTACTACATGGGGTTGTAGAAGGTGACGAAAACAGCGTTGTTACCAACCTCTCTAAAATTGAAGAAGGGAAGTCTGGAACCTTATCATTCCTTGCAAATCCTGCTTATACAAATTATATTTATACAACCGATGCTAGTATTGTTATCGTTAATACTACTTTAGTTCTCGACAAGCCGGTTAAATCAACCTGTACGCTTATTCGTGTCGAAAATGCTTATGAGTCTTTTGCAAAATTGTTAGAGCTTTACACGCAAATAAAAGGAAATAAGACAGGTATTGAACAACCCAGTTTTATTTCAGGTAATGCTGTTTTGGGCACCGATTGTTATGTAGGTGCATTTGCATACATCGGACAAAACGTAAAAATTGGAAACAACGTAAAGATTTACCCCCACGTTTATTTGGGAGACGATGTCACTATTGGAGATAACACCACTTTATTTTCAGGAGTTAAAATTTATCATGAATGTGTTGTTGGCTCTAATTGCACGGTTCACGCCAGCACAGTTATTGGTAGCGATGGTTTTGGATTTGCTCCAAATTCAGAAGGACAAACGTTTGCAAAAGTGCCGCAAATTGGTAATGTTGTTATTGAGGATAATGTAGAAATTGGCTCTAATGCTTCTATAGATCGTGCTACGATGGGTTCTACCATTTTACGTAAAGGCGTAAAACTAGATAACCTTGTGCAGATAGCTCATAATGCCGAGGTGGGAGAAAATACTGTGATCGCCGGTTTATCAGGAGTTGCGGGCTCAAGCAAAGTTGGAAAAAATTGTATGATCGGCGCACAGGTGGGCATTGCTGGCCATTTAAGAATAGCAGACGGCGTAAAAATTGCAGGCCAGTCTGGTATAGGTTCTAATATTGACAAAGAAGGCGAAATCGTTCAGGGCTCTCCGGCCTTTAGTATTGGCGATTACAAACGCTCATACGTTTTATTCAGAAGTCTTCCTAAATTAAACGACAAAATATCGGATCTCACTAAAAAATTAAATTCTAAGTAA
- a CDS encoding methionine--tRNA ligase, protein MNSKFKRTLITAALPYANGPVHIGHLAGCYLPSDIYVRYLRSSGQDVKFVCGSDEHGVPITIKAKKENTTPQAVVDKYHKIMGDAFKEFGISFDIYSRTSSKVHHQTASDMFKVMYEKHGFTEQVTEQYYDEAAQQFLADRYIVGTCPNCANPNAYGDQCERCGSTLNATDLINPRSTLSGNKPVLKQTKNWFLPLDKLQPQIKEYLDKHSDWKPNVYGQCKSWLESGDGLQPRAMTRDLDWGIPVPVEGAEGKVLYVWFDAPIGYISATKELLPDTWEDYWKKDDSRLIHFIGKDNIVFHCIIFPAMLMEHGGFILPDNVPANEFLNLEGDKISTSRNWAVWLHEYLVEFKDKQDVLRYTLCANAPETKDNDFTWKDFQTKNNSELVAIFGNFINRTLVLTHKYYNGKVPNTSSYTKEDLVVLEELAKAPEKISKAIEQFKFREAVSELMNVARLGNKYLAETEPWKLIKTDEERVKTIMNIALQISCNLAILSEPFLPFTSKKLFDMLNVHPLKWNSAKQTSNMAQDHLINKDELLFSKIEDAEVQVQLDKLQQSKLENEQNKPVEAIKSETTFDDFSKMDIRTATIIEAEAVPKTDKLLKLLLDTGVDKRTVVSGIAQYYKPQDIIGKKVCLLANLAPRKIKGIESQGMILMAENAKGELCFVSPILNDFQNGSLVK, encoded by the coding sequence ATGAACTCAAAATTTAAAAGAACACTAATAACAGCTGCTTTACCTTATGCCAACGGCCCAGTGCACATTGGCCATCTTGCCGGTTGCTATCTTCCATCAGACATTTACGTAAGATACCTGCGCAGCTCGGGACAAGACGTAAAGTTCGTTTGCGGAAGCGATGAGCATGGCGTACCTATTACCATTAAAGCAAAAAAAGAAAATACAACGCCACAAGCAGTGGTAGACAAATACCATAAAATTATGGGCGATGCCTTTAAAGAATTTGGTATTTCTTTCGATATTTATTCTCGCACTTCTTCAAAAGTACACCATCAAACGGCCTCAGACATGTTTAAGGTAATGTACGAAAAGCATGGCTTTACCGAACAAGTTACCGAACAGTATTACGACGAAGCCGCTCAGCAATTTCTTGCAGACCGTTATATTGTTGGAACCTGTCCTAATTGCGCTAACCCCAATGCTTACGGAGATCAGTGCGAAAGATGTGGCTCTACCTTAAACGCTACCGACCTTATCAATCCAAGGTCTACTCTTTCTGGTAACAAACCTGTTTTGAAACAAACAAAGAACTGGTTTCTCCCACTTGATAAGTTACAACCGCAGATTAAAGAATACCTTGATAAACATAGCGATTGGAAACCCAATGTTTACGGGCAGTGCAAAAGCTGGTTAGAAAGCGGTGACGGCTTGCAACCTCGTGCTATGACACGTGATCTTGATTGGGGAATACCGGTGCCTGTTGAAGGAGCTGAAGGAAAAGTTTTGTATGTATGGTTCGATGCACCTATCGGATATATTTCAGCAACAAAAGAATTGCTACCTGATACCTGGGAAGATTATTGGAAAAAAGACGATTCGCGTTTAATTCATTTCATTGGAAAAGACAACATCGTTTTTCACTGCATCATTTTTCCTGCTATGCTTATGGAACACGGTGGCTTTATTTTGCCTGACAATGTTCCTGCAAACGAATTTTTAAATTTAGAAGGCGATAAAATTTCTACCTCCCGTAACTGGGCTGTTTGGCTTCATGAATACCTGGTTGAGTTTAAGGACAAACAAGACGTTCTGCGTTACACACTTTGCGCAAATGCCCCGGAAACAAAAGATAACGATTTTACCTGGAAAGATTTTCAGACAAAAAATAACAGCGAACTCGTTGCTATTTTTGGAAACTTTATTAATCGCACACTTGTTTTAACACACAAATATTATAATGGCAAAGTGCCCAATACCAGCTCTTATACTAAAGAAGATTTAGTAGTATTAGAGGAGTTGGCGAAGGCTCCGGAAAAAATTTCTAAAGCTATAGAACAATTTAAGTTCAGAGAAGCAGTTAGTGAACTAATGAATGTAGCAAGGCTCGGAAATAAATACCTGGCCGAAACAGAACCCTGGAAATTAATTAAGACCGATGAAGAGCGCGTAAAAACCATTATGAATATCGCACTCCAAATCTCCTGTAACCTTGCAATCCTTTCAGAACCTTTTCTTCCTTTTACCTCCAAGAAGTTATTCGATATGCTTAATGTCCATCCTTTAAAATGGAATTCAGCCAAACAAACGTCTAATATGGCGCAAGACCATTTGATCAATAAAGACGAGTTGCTTTTTTCTAAAATTGAAGATGCGGAAGTTCAAGTTCAATTAGACAAGCTCCAACAAAGCAAATTGGAAAACGAACAAAATAAACCTGTTGAAGCAATTAAATCAGAAACCACTTTTGACGATTTTTCAAAAATGGATATCAGAACAGCTACTATCATAGAGGCAGAGGCTGTGCCAAAAACGGATAAACTTTTAAAGCTTTTGTTGGATACGGGTGTGGATAAAAGAACGGTAGTAAGCGGAATTGCCCAGTATTATAAGCCTCAGGACATTATTGGTAAAAAGGTGTGCCTGCTGGCGAATCTTGCACCACGTAAAATAAAAGGCATCGAAAGTCAGGGTATGATTTTAATGGCCGAAAATGCAAAAGGAGAATTATGTTTTGTTTCTCCTATATTAAATGACTTTCAAAATGGCTCATTGGTTAAATAA
- the bshB1 gene encoding bacillithiol biosynthesis deacetylase BshB1: protein MKVDVLAIGVHPDDVELGCSGTIAKHIAMGKTVAVLDLTLGELGTRGSAELRTIEATASAKLLGVSSRTQLDFKDGFFQNNEEHLKKIIQQIRKYQPEIVLCNAVSDRHPDHGRAAKLTADACFYSGLMKIETSFEGKLQKTWRPKAVYHYIQDHYIHPDFVIDISEFYDIKHKSIMAFSSQFFSAGSNEPQTPISSKEFLETLDSKMALWGRAIGTRYAEGFTVGRYPGVNSLFDLI, encoded by the coding sequence ATGAAAGTGGACGTGCTTGCAATAGGAGTGCATCCTGATGATGTAGAGCTTGGCTGCAGCGGCACCATTGCAAAACACATTGCGATGGGTAAAACTGTAGCTGTTTTAGATCTTACTCTAGGCGAGCTTGGAACCCGTGGTAGTGCCGAACTCAGAACCATTGAAGCAACAGCCTCCGCAAAATTATTAGGAGTGAGTTCGAGAACTCAATTAGATTTTAAAGACGGCTTCTTCCAAAACAATGAAGAGCATCTCAAAAAAATAATTCAGCAAATCAGGAAATACCAGCCAGAAATTGTTCTCTGTAATGCAGTCAGTGACAGGCATCCCGATCATGGGCGAGCAGCAAAACTTACTGCCGATGCTTGTTTTTACAGTGGTTTAATGAAGATCGAAACGTCTTTTGAAGGAAAATTACAAAAGACTTGGCGACCAAAAGCAGTATATCATTATATACAGGATCATTACATTCATCCTGATTTTGTTATTGATATCAGTGAATTTTATGATATCAAACATAAATCAATTATGGCTTTTTCTTCGCAGTTTTTTAGCGCCGGTTCTAATGAGCCACAAACGCCCATTTCAAGCAAAGAATTTTTGGAAACCCTGGATAGTAAAATGGCCCTTTGGGGGCGCGCCATCGGGACGCGTTATGCAGAAGGCTTTACGGTGGGTCGTTATCCTGGTGTAAATAGTTTGTTTGATTTAATCTAA